One region of Micromonospora ureilytica genomic DNA includes:
- the mqnC gene encoding cyclic dehypoxanthinyl futalosine synthase: MTVSREIDDILQRGADGGRITPEEALLLYTEAPFHALGEAADAVRRRRYPDNVVTYLIDRNINYTNVCVTACKFCAFYRAPKHKEGWTHPTEEILRRCGEAVELGATQVMLQGGHHPDYGVEYYEELFSSVKQAYPQLVIHSIGPSEILHMAKVSGVSLDEAIARIKTAGLDSIAGAGAEMLPERPRKAIAPLKESGERWLEVMELAHRQGIESTATMMMGTGETHAERIEHLRMIRDVQDRTRGFRSFIPWTYQPENNHLKGRTQATTLEYLRLVAVARLFFETVPHLQASWLTTGKDVGQLSLHMGVDDLGSIMLEENVISSAGARHRSNLHELIGMIRSADRIPAQRDTLYNRLAVHHTPADDPTDERVVSHFSSIALPGGGAGRSLPLVDVS; this comes from the coding sequence GTGACGGTGAGCCGGGAGATCGACGACATCCTGCAGCGCGGCGCGGACGGCGGGCGGATCACGCCCGAGGAGGCGCTGCTGCTCTACACCGAGGCGCCCTTCCACGCGTTGGGCGAGGCGGCGGACGCGGTGCGTCGGCGGCGCTACCCGGACAACGTCGTCACCTACCTGATCGATCGCAACATCAACTACACGAACGTCTGCGTGACGGCGTGCAAGTTCTGCGCGTTCTACCGGGCCCCCAAGCACAAGGAAGGGTGGACCCACCCGACCGAGGAGATCCTGCGCCGGTGCGGCGAGGCGGTCGAGCTGGGCGCCACCCAGGTGATGCTCCAGGGCGGGCACCACCCGGACTACGGCGTGGAGTACTACGAGGAGTTGTTCTCCTCGGTCAAGCAGGCGTACCCGCAGCTGGTCATCCACTCGATCGGCCCCAGCGAGATCCTGCACATGGCCAAGGTCTCCGGGGTGAGCCTGGACGAGGCCATCGCCCGGATCAAGACCGCCGGCCTGGACTCGATCGCCGGCGCCGGCGCGGAGATGCTTCCCGAGCGGCCCCGCAAGGCCATCGCGCCCCTCAAGGAGTCGGGCGAGCGCTGGCTGGAGGTCATGGAGCTGGCCCACCGGCAGGGCATCGAGTCGACCGCCACCATGATGATGGGCACCGGCGAGACGCACGCCGAGCGGATCGAGCACCTGCGCATGATCCGGGACGTACAGGACCGCACCCGCGGTTTCCGGTCCTTCATCCCGTGGACGTACCAGCCGGAGAACAACCACCTGAAGGGCCGCACCCAGGCGACCACCCTGGAATACCTGCGGCTCGTCGCGGTGGCTCGGCTCTTCTTCGAGACCGTGCCGCACCTGCAGGCGTCCTGGTTGACCACCGGTAAGGACGTCGGGCAGCTCTCACTGCACATGGGCGTGGACGACCTCGGCTCGATCATGCTGGAGGAGAACGTCATCTCCTCCGCCGGGGCGCGGCACCGCTCCAACCTGCACGAGCTGATCGGCATGATCCGTTCGGCGGACCGGATCCCCGCCCAGCGCGACACCCTCTACAACCGGCTCGCCGTGCACCACACGCCGGCCGACGACCCGACCGACGAGCGGGTGGTCTCGCACTTCTCCTCGATCGCGCTGCCCGGTGGCGGCGCGGGCCGATCCCTGCCTCTGGTGGACGTCAGCTGA